One Candidatus Zixiibacteriota bacterium genomic window carries:
- a CDS encoding alpha-mannosidase — protein MNTKDTLIAIRRLEQFYRRAVGGILREPAALAATCARSAEPVPFAQRHGLACEPVAVGDVWGRNWESGWFHLVGRVPETYRGRTVVAHIDLGGEGLVYRPDGRMLQGITNGSVFDSEFGRDVVRLFDPCAGGEPVELWVEAAANGLFGMFCDLDPGPDAANRDGRYDARVNTLRLAVFDTELWHLTLDLRVLLGLVRSLPERSVRRARIVRAAVDGLNAYATSGESARAFREILARELKKPAAASSLAVTAVGHAHIDTAWLWPVRETIRKCARTFATQLDLLARYPDYVFGASQPQHYAFVKEHYPELYAQVRAAVKAGRWEPQGGMWVEADCNVTGGESLVRQILHGKNFFRDEFGVEVDNLWLPDVFGYSAALPQLLRKSGIDYFLTQKLSWNQTNEFPHHTFRWQGIDGSEVLTHFPPENTYNSQLHPESLAAAEERFRENDYLDEFLCLFGVGDGGGGPKEEHIEMGRRQADLEGAPRVRFGPAREFFRRLAAERDRLPTWTGELYLELHRGTLTTQAYAKWANRRLEHKLRALEMLAAKLPLDRYPQQELDAVWKTVLLNQFHDIIPGSSIGRVYRVAHTEYREALAGCERLAAAVAAELYPADGNCLTLVNTLHYPYEGAVTLPAGWAGCEIDGGGPTPPCQREPDGVAVHVSIPPYAALTLRRTAETTAPAAPPGQSLVLENDLVRYELAESGALLRCFDKALGLELVVPEAPGNILTLYEDRPNDWDAWDIDAFYRETPLATARAAAAEPLPAGDVRRGVRFRYRIGRSHIVQTVRLGRMSRRLDFETAVDWREKHRMLRVAFPVTVRSDYAAFDIQYGYLRRATHRNTSWEQARFEVVGHRYADLSDRDHGVALLNDCKYGYRVENGLLDLNLLRAPNYPDPDADQGEHRFTYSLLPHPGDLAASEVMAEAARLNQGLLAAKGVRATNTRLPVRLSGEGVVLETVKKAEKDAGLILRVAETHGRHSTGRLEIDFPNFTLEETDLMERAVGRRLEAAPAAVLRMAPFEIRTLRLTYDTAQ, from the coding sequence GTGAACACGAAAGACACGCTCATCGCGATCCGAAGGCTCGAGCAGTTCTATCGCCGGGCCGTGGGGGGAATCCTCCGCGAGCCGGCGGCGCTCGCGGCGACCTGTGCGCGCTCGGCCGAGCCGGTGCCGTTCGCGCAGAGACACGGGCTCGCCTGCGAGCCGGTGGCGGTCGGAGATGTCTGGGGCCGGAACTGGGAGAGCGGCTGGTTTCATCTGGTCGGCCGCGTGCCGGAGACGTACCGCGGGCGGACAGTCGTGGCGCACATCGACCTGGGCGGCGAGGGATTGGTGTACCGGCCCGACGGCCGGATGCTCCAGGGGATCACGAACGGCTCGGTGTTCGACTCCGAATTTGGGCGGGATGTTGTCCGCCTCTTCGATCCCTGCGCGGGCGGGGAACCGGTCGAGCTCTGGGTGGAGGCGGCCGCCAACGGCCTGTTTGGCATGTTCTGCGATCTCGACCCCGGCCCGGACGCGGCCAACCGCGACGGCCGGTACGACGCGCGCGTCAACACCCTCCGCCTCGCCGTCTTCGACACCGAGCTGTGGCACCTCACGCTCGACCTGCGCGTGCTCCTCGGGCTGGTGAGGAGCCTTCCGGAGAGGAGCGTGCGCCGTGCGCGAATCGTCCGCGCGGCGGTCGACGGGCTGAATGCGTATGCGACGAGCGGCGAAAGCGCCCGGGCATTCCGGGAGATACTCGCGCGCGAACTGAAAAAACCGGCCGCGGCCTCGAGCCTGGCGGTGACCGCGGTCGGGCACGCCCACATCGACACGGCGTGGCTCTGGCCGGTGCGTGAGACCATCCGCAAGTGCGCCCGGACCTTCGCCACCCAACTGGACCTGCTCGCGCGGTACCCCGACTACGTGTTCGGCGCCTCCCAGCCGCAGCACTATGCCTTCGTCAAAGAACACTACCCCGAGCTGTACGCACAGGTCAGGGCGGCGGTGAAAGCCGGCCGCTGGGAGCCGCAGGGGGGAATGTGGGTGGAGGCGGACTGCAACGTGACCGGAGGCGAATCCCTCGTGCGGCAGATCCTCCACGGCAAGAACTTCTTCCGCGACGAATTCGGCGTCGAGGTCGACAACCTCTGGCTGCCCGACGTCTTCGGATACTCGGCGGCCCTGCCGCAACTGCTCCGCAAGAGCGGCATCGACTACTTCCTCACCCAGAAGCTGTCGTGGAACCAGACGAATGAATTTCCCCACCACACGTTCCGGTGGCAGGGGATCGACGGCAGCGAGGTGCTGACCCATTTCCCGCCGGAAAACACGTACAACAGCCAACTGCACCCCGAATCGCTCGCCGCGGCCGAGGAGCGTTTCCGGGAAAACGACTATCTCGACGAATTCCTCTGTCTCTTTGGCGTCGGCGACGGCGGGGGCGGCCCGAAAGAGGAGCACATCGAAATGGGCCGGCGGCAGGCCGATCTGGAGGGAGCACCGCGCGTGCGGTTTGGCCCCGCCCGCGAGTTTTTCCGCCGCCTCGCCGCCGAACGGGACCGGCTGCCGACCTGGACGGGAGAGCTGTACCTGGAACTCCACCGCGGGACCTTGACGACGCAGGCGTATGCCAAGTGGGCCAATCGCCGCCTGGAGCACAAGCTCCGGGCGCTGGAGATGCTCGCGGCCAAGCTCCCGCTCGACCGCTACCCGCAGCAGGAGCTGGACGCGGTCTGGAAGACGGTGCTCCTCAACCAATTCCACGACATCATCCCCGGCTCCAGCATCGGCCGCGTCTACCGGGTGGCGCACACGGAGTACCGGGAGGCCCTCGCCGGGTGCGAACGGCTGGCCGCCGCGGTGGCCGCGGAGCTGTATCCGGCCGACGGGAACTGCCTCACTCTGGTCAATACCCTGCACTATCCCTACGAGGGGGCGGTCACACTCCCGGCGGGCTGGGCGGGCTGCGAAATCGATGGCGGCGGGCCGACGCCTCCGTGCCAGCGGGAACCGGACGGCGTGGCGGTGCACGTGAGCATTCCTCCGTACGCTGCGCTGACGCTCCGCCGGACGGCAGAAACAACAGCCCCGGCGGCGCCGCCCGGCCAGAGTCTGGTGCTGGAAAATGACCTGGTGCGGTACGAGTTGGCGGAGAGCGGTGCGCTGCTGCGCTGTTTCGACAAGGCGCTCGGCCTCGAACTGGTGGTCCCCGAGGCGCCGGGGAATATTCTCACACTGTACGAGGATCGGCCGAACGACTGGGACGCCTGGGATATCGATGCCTTCTATCGCGAGACGCCGCTGGCCACGGCGCGGGCGGCCGCGGCCGAACCGCTGCCGGCCGGGGACGTGCGCCGGGGGGTTCGCTTCCGCTACCGGATCGGCCGGTCGCACATTGTGCAGACGGTGCGGCTGGGGCGGATGTCGCGGCGGCTCGATTTCGAAACGGCGGTCGACTGGCGCGAGAAGCACCGGATGCTTCGCGTGGCGTTCCCGGTCACGGTCCGCTCGGACTACGCCGCGTTCGACATCCAGTACGGCTATCTCCGGCGCGCCACCCACCGCAACACCTCGTGGGAGCAGGCCCGGTTTGAAGTCGTGGGGCACCGCTACGCCGATCTGTCCGACCGCGACCACGGGGTGGCGCTCCTCAACGACTGCAAGTACGGCTACCGGGTCGAGAACGGCCTGTTGGATCTCAACCTGCTGCGCGCCCCCAATTACCCCGATCCGGACGCCGACCAGGGGGAACACCGGTTCACCTACAGCCTCCTCCCTCACCCCGGTGATCTGGCCGCCTCCGAGGTCATGGCCGAGGCGGCGCGGCTGAACCAGGGGCTTCTGGCGGCGAAGGGCGTGCGCGCGACGAACACCCGCCTCCCGGTGCGGCTCTCCGGCGAGGGCGTGGTCCTGGAGACAGTAAAGAAAGCGGAGAAGGACGCCGGCCTGATTCTCCGCGTGGCGGAGACCCACGGCCGACACTCGACCGGGCGGCTGGAGATTGACTTCCCGAATTTCACTCTCGAAGAAACCGATTTGATGGAGCGGGCGGTCGGCCGACGGCTTGAGGCGGCGCCGGCGGCGGTGCTCCGGATGGCGCCGTTTGAGATACGCACTTTGAGGTTAACCTATGACACAGCGCAATAG
- a CDS encoding OPT/YSL family transporter has product MSMDQQPKRSSELGGADASRDAYENYELPIEGFKGTAEEIERQWYERCYVGRGDAIKQLTWRAVIMGSVLGAVLSLTNIYIGLKAGWGFGVAITACILSYAIWTTFYKLKLARTQMTILENNCMQSTASAAGYSTGGTLVSAFAAYILIHNETLSFSLMILWVFFIAVLGVTMAVPMKRQMINVEQLRFPSGIAAAETLRALHATGQKGMRAARALGIAGLLAIVSAFLTDGLRLISARLESLQISALVGRFSSATLGETWIGRTVTFTWDPIFIAAGMFVGMRVAASMLIGSITCWMIFVPWLQGNVTEAAGLTGFRDLVQWSLWAGTACMVTSGILSVLFEWRAALRAFRGLGGMLAKRSGQALDAVAAIETPGSWFLIGQAVALVALALLAHKTFGMPYWQSFIAVLLSFALALVACRVTGETDTTPVGAMGKITQLTFGALSPGNMDVNLMSANITAGAATSSADLLTDLKSGYLLGAHPRRQFLAQFAGIFIGTLVTVAAFRMLVPNAGVLGTDQFPAPAAQTWRGVAEAMAKGLSTMHPVKIWCIVIGGLVGIILPILSRVFPKHQKWIPSAAGVGLAWVFQWFYGLLFFLGAVIGWAWQKKNAKNCEEYLFPVASGVVAGGALMGVVLVFWENGAEIIKQIFS; this is encoded by the coding sequence ATGTCGATGGACCAGCAGCCAAAGCGTTCCTCGGAGCTTGGCGGGGCGGATGCATCGCGCGACGCCTACGAGAACTATGAGCTCCCGATTGAAGGGTTCAAGGGGACGGCGGAAGAGATTGAGCGCCAGTGGTACGAGCGATGTTATGTCGGCCGCGGCGACGCGATCAAGCAGTTGACGTGGCGGGCGGTGATTATGGGTTCGGTGCTGGGGGCGGTGCTCTCCCTGACCAACATCTACATCGGCCTCAAAGCCGGCTGGGGGTTCGGGGTGGCGATTACCGCCTGCATTCTCTCCTACGCCATCTGGACCACCTTCTACAAGCTGAAGCTGGCGCGGACGCAGATGACGATTCTGGAGAACAACTGCATGCAGTCGACGGCCAGCGCGGCGGGCTACTCGACCGGGGGGACGCTGGTGTCGGCCTTCGCCGCGTACATCCTGATCCACAACGAGACGCTGTCGTTTTCGCTCATGATTCTCTGGGTGTTCTTCATCGCCGTTCTGGGGGTTACGATGGCGGTGCCGATGAAACGGCAGATGATCAATGTCGAGCAGTTGCGGTTCCCGAGCGGGATTGCGGCGGCCGAGACGCTGCGGGCGCTCCACGCCACCGGCCAGAAAGGGATGCGGGCGGCCCGCGCCCTGGGCATCGCCGGGCTGCTGGCGATCGTCAGCGCCTTTCTCACCGACGGACTTCGGCTGATCAGCGCCCGCCTGGAATCGCTCCAGATCTCGGCGCTCGTGGGGCGGTTCAGCTCGGCGACGCTGGGCGAGACGTGGATCGGTCGGACGGTGACCTTCACCTGGGATCCGATCTTCATCGCCGCCGGGATGTTCGTGGGGATGCGGGTGGCGGCCAGCATGCTCATCGGGTCGATCACGTGCTGGATGATTTTCGTGCCGTGGCTGCAGGGGAACGTCACCGAGGCGGCCGGTTTGACCGGCTTCCGCGACCTGGTCCAGTGGTCGCTGTGGGCCGGCACCGCCTGCATGGTCACTTCCGGGATTTTGTCGGTCCTGTTCGAATGGCGCGCGGCCCTGCGGGCGTTCCGCGGGCTCGGGGGGATGCTCGCGAAACGGAGCGGGCAGGCGCTCGATGCGGTCGCGGCGATCGAGACCCCCGGCTCGTGGTTCCTGATCGGGCAGGCGGTCGCGCTGGTGGCGCTCGCCCTGCTGGCGCACAAGACGTTCGGGATGCCCTACTGGCAGAGCTTCATCGCGGTATTGCTGAGTTTCGCTCTCGCGCTGGTAGCCTGCCGCGTGACCGGTGAGACGGACACCACCCCGGTCGGGGCCATGGGCAAGATCACCCAGTTGACCTTCGGCGCGCTCTCGCCGGGCAACATGGATGTGAACCTCATGTCGGCGAACATCACCGCCGGCGCCGCCACCTCGTCCGCCGACCTGCTCACCGACCTGAAGAGCGGATACCTCCTCGGGGCCCACCCGCGCAGACAGTTCCTCGCCCAGTTTGCCGGAATCTTCATCGGCACGCTCGTGACCGTGGCGGCGTTCCGAATGCTCGTCCCCAACGCCGGCGTGCTCGGCACCGACCAGTTCCCCGCGCCGGCCGCCCAGACCTGGCGGGGGGTGGCCGAGGCCATGGCGAAAGGGCTGAGCACGATGCACCCGGTCAAAATCTGGTGCATCGTAATCGGCGGCCTCGTCGGGATCATCCTGCCCATCCTCTCCCGCGTGTTCCCGAAACACCAGAAGTGGATTCCCTCGGCCGCGGGCGTCGGCCTGGCCTGGGTCTTCCAATGGTTCTACGGCCTGCTCTTCTTCCTCGGCGCGGTGATCGGCTGGGCCTGGCAGAAGAAGAACGCGAAGAACTGCGAGGAGTATTTGTTCCCGGTGGCCTCCGGCGTGGTGGCCGGCGGTGCGCTCATGGGCGTCGTCCTGGTGTTCTGGGAGAACGGCGCCGAGATCATCAAACAGATTTTTAGCTGA
- a CDS encoding pyridoxamine 5'-phosphate oxidase family protein, with product MEYADHRPPAEHRIRRLLADQFYGVLCTRGDGQPYGSMVAFACSDDLRYLVFATPRGTTKYRYLCAGPRVAVLVNDLNRHPEDFMKVEAVTATGQASELPPAESPPWRRLLLQRHPYLERFRSSPATALFAVRIARYHFVSSFDDLMAWEPADAGG from the coding sequence ATGGAATACGCCGACCACCGCCCGCCCGCGGAGCACCGCATCCGCCGCCTTCTGGCCGACCAGTTCTACGGAGTCCTCTGCACGCGGGGAGATGGCCAGCCGTACGGTTCGATGGTGGCATTCGCCTGTTCCGATGATCTGCGCTACCTCGTGTTCGCCACCCCCAGGGGCACGACCAAGTACCGCTACCTGTGCGCCGGCCCCCGGGTTGCGGTGTTGGTCAACGACCTGAATCGCCATCCCGAGGACTTCATGAAAGTCGAAGCCGTGACCGCCACCGGCCAGGCGTCCGAGCTCCCCCCGGCCGAGTCGCCGCCGTGGCGCCGGCTGCTTCTGCAGCGGCACCCCTACCTCGAGCGGTTCCGGTCATCGCCGGCCACGGCGCTGTTTGCCGTGCGCATCGCGCGGTATCACTTCGTGAGTTCTTTCGATGATCTGATGGCGTGGGAGCCAGCGGACGCTGGGGGGTAG
- a CDS encoding beta-N-acetylhexosaminidase — MTFPIHVIPRPAEILPTGGGVRLRAPIPVHFAPNDARISRVIAVGSDAWPGGEALWRPVEADQMKADPPGIHLLMEQGPEPVAESYRLLVGERGVRVNAASPSGLFYGLQTLRQLLWPAETGEREIVLPGMEIRDAPRFGWRGMHLDVSRHFFPPAFIKRYIDLLAFHKLNIFHWHLTDDQGWRIEIGRYPRLTEIGAWRTEPDGRRYGGFYTQAEIREIVRYAAARQVTVVPEIELPGHATAALAAYPEYSCTGGPFQVSNQWGVFDDVYCAGNDAAFTFLEDVLSEVADLFPSPYLHIGGDECPKARWQSHDLCRRRKDALGLADEDALQAYFVGRVARFLRAQGKRVVGWDEILDGGAPEGAVIMAWQNVAKGSAAARAGHDVVMCPMSNCYFDHYQGTSSEPQAIGGFTPLEAVHAFEPTPPDLPPDLLRRVLGAQGNVWTEYMATENQVEYMAFPRLCALAEVLWTPPAARTFPDFLMRLRSHLRRLDTWGVNYRPLDD, encoded by the coding sequence GTGACTTTCCCGATACACGTAATCCCGCGCCCGGCCGAGATTCTCCCGACCGGCGGCGGGGTGCGGCTGAGAGCGCCGATCCCGGTCCATTTCGCACCGAACGATGCGCGGATCAGCCGGGTCATTGCCGTCGGCAGCGACGCCTGGCCGGGAGGCGAGGCCCTGTGGCGGCCGGTGGAGGCGGACCAGATGAAGGCAGACCCACCCGGAATTCATCTGCTCATGGAGCAAGGGCCGGAGCCGGTCGCCGAGTCATATCGGCTGCTGGTCGGCGAACGCGGAGTCCGGGTCAACGCCGCCTCGCCGTCCGGTCTCTTCTACGGCCTGCAGACGCTGCGGCAGCTTCTCTGGCCGGCGGAGACGGGGGAACGGGAAATCGTGCTGCCGGGGATGGAAATCCGCGACGCCCCCCGGTTCGGCTGGCGGGGGATGCACCTGGATGTGAGCCGCCACTTCTTCCCGCCCGCGTTCATCAAGAGGTACATCGACCTGCTCGCCTTCCACAAGCTCAACATTTTCCACTGGCATCTGACGGACGACCAGGGGTGGCGGATCGAAATCGGGCGCTACCCGCGGCTGACCGAAATCGGGGCCTGGCGGACGGAGCCGGATGGGCGGCGCTACGGCGGGTTCTACACGCAGGCTGAAATCCGGGAGATCGTCCGCTACGCGGCCGCGCGGCAGGTGACCGTGGTGCCGGAGATCGAACTGCCCGGGCATGCCACGGCGGCCCTGGCGGCCTACCCGGAGTATTCGTGCACCGGCGGGCCGTTCCAGGTATCGAACCAGTGGGGCGTGTTCGATGATGTCTACTGCGCGGGCAACGACGCCGCCTTCACATTTTTGGAGGACGTTCTCAGCGAGGTCGCGGATCTGTTCCCCTCCCCCTACCTGCACATCGGAGGAGACGAATGCCCGAAGGCACGCTGGCAGAGTCACGATCTCTGCCGGCGGCGAAAAGACGCTCTCGGGCTGGCCGATGAAGATGCGCTCCAGGCCTACTTCGTCGGCCGGGTCGCCCGGTTCCTGCGGGCACAGGGGAAGCGGGTGGTGGGCTGGGATGAGATTCTCGATGGCGGGGCGCCCGAAGGGGCGGTGATCATGGCCTGGCAGAATGTCGCCAAAGGAAGCGCCGCGGCGCGCGCGGGACACGACGTCGTCATGTGCCCGATGTCGAACTGCTACTTCGACCACTACCAGGGAACCTCCAGCGAACCGCAAGCGATCGGCGGCTTCACGCCGCTGGAGGCGGTGCACGCGTTCGAACCGACGCCGCCCGATCTCCCTCCCGACCTGCTCCGCCGGGTGCTTGGCGCCCAGGGAAATGTCTGGACCGAGTACATGGCGACCGAGAACCAGGTCGAGTACATGGCCTTCCCCCGCCTGTGCGCGCTGGCGGAGGTGCTCTGGACGCCGCCGGCCGCCCGCACGTTTCCGGATTTCCTCATGCGGCTCCGCAGTCACCTTCGCCGGTTGGACACCTGGGGCGTCAACTACCGCCCGCTGGACGATTAG